One genomic window of Pungitius pungitius chromosome 11, fPunPun2.1, whole genome shotgun sequence includes the following:
- the LOC119197045 gene encoding C-type lectin domain family 4 member M-like — protein sequence MEQELNYVRVKFKTDGSSAGGEPCDLETIYDEVKTYEEQAWDTNRASPDVKKAPLLTAIHLVASALGIMCVLLASAVIALSVYFSGAVSEQRRENLDLTARNLQLRANEANLEKEAEELTRERDGLNWTVGVILEYENFPVNKRCPHKVCRPCPQGWTTFQSNCYMFSTSSWSSWWLTWKGSRDECKRTRADLVVIESQEEQEFLNNHTESYHDDKHGYWTGLRNTDTWTWVDGSNLTVMDWKSNEANSNLCGLLQATEGPLANLGKASCDMKNRWICERRALIKTDRDPGP from the exons ATGGAGCAAGAGCTGAATTACGTGCGAGTGAAGTTCAAGACCGACGGTTCGTCTGCAGGCG GTGAACCATGTGACCTGGAAACCATCTACGATGAGGTGAAGACCTACGAGGAGCAGGCCTGGGATACAAACCGAGCCTCGCCAG ATGTAAAGAAAGCCCCGCTGCTCACAGCGATTCATCTGGTGGCTTCAGCTCTGGGGATAATGTGTGTCCTCTTGGCGTCGGCCGTCATCGCGCTCAGCGTCTACT TCAGCGGCGCGGTGTCAGAGCAGCGCAGAGAGAACCTCGACTTAACAGCGAGGAACCTGCAGCTGCGGGCGAACGAGGCCAATTTGGAGAAAGAGGCGGAGGAGctgaccagagagagagacgggctcAACTGGACCGTGGGAGTCATCCTGGAATATGAGAACTTCCCAGTGAACAAGCGCTGCCCACACAAAG TGTGTAGACCTTGCCCACAGGGCTGGACAACGTTCCAGTCCAACTGTTACATGTTTTCGACGTCCAGTTGGTCCAGCTGGTGGTTGACTTGGAAGGGAAGTCGAGATGAATGCAAAAGAACGAGGGCAGATCTGGTGGTGATTGAAAGTCAAGAGGAACAG GAATTCCTGAATAACCATACAGAATCCTACCATGATGACAAACATGGCTATTGGACGGGATTGCGCAACACGGACACATGGACGTGGGTAGATGGGAGCAACCTCACTGTGAT GGACTGGAAATCAAATGAAGCCAACTCAAACCTCTGTGGTCTCCTTCAGGCCACAGAAGGTCCTCTGGCCAACTTGGGAAAAGCCAGCTGTGACATGAAGAACCGCTGGATCTGTGAGCGCCGAGCTTTGATCAAAACCGATCGGGACCCAGGTCCCTGA
- the LOC119198062 gene encoding C-type lectin domain family 2 member B-like: MEEQRGNLGELGAEKQLLVEEVSALSSVTHNLNWTLGVIMRFDAFPVSDFCPDKKCQPCREDWVLFQEKCYLFPSENSPWNTWEGGQRYCQSAAADLVVIDNLHEQEFISNHSRFYYDRYHGYWLGLRKVQDRNWVWVDGQNDTLSYWLTESIGMSPQCGLMIPERKPSASWNPAYCYMRNKFICEADALLRSDL; encoded by the exons ATGGAAGAACAGAGAGGGAACCTCGGCGAGCTCGGCGCAGAGaagcagctgctggtggaggaggtgagcgCCTTGAGCTCCGTCACGCACAACCTCAACTGGACGCTGGGAGTCATCATGCGCTTTGACGCCTTTCCCGTCAGCGACTTCTGCCCAGATAAGA AGTGTCAGCCGTGTCGGGAAGACTGGGTTCTGTTCCAGGAGAAGTGCTACCTGTTTCCCAGTGAAAACTCCCCCTGGAACACATGGGAGGGGGGCCAGAGGTACTGCCAAAGCGCGGCCGCAGACCTCGTCGTGATCGATAATCTGCATGAACAG GAATTCATCAGTAATCACTCCAGGTTTTACTACGACCGTTACCATGGATACTGGCTCGGGCTGCGTAAAGTCCAGGACAGAAACTGGGTGTGGGTTGATGGACAAAATGACACTCTCAG CTACTGGTTAACGGAGAGCATTGGTATGTCTCCCCAATGCGGACTGATGATCCCCGAGAGGAAGCCCTCAGCCAGCTGGAATCCAGCCTACTGTTACATGAGGAACAAATTCATCTGTGAGGCCGACGCCCTGTTGAGGTCCGATCTGTGA
- the tspan13b gene encoding tetraspanin-13b: MVCGGFICTKNALSALNILYVLVSLLLIGVAAWGKWFDLVSSIRVVAGVIGVGIFLFLVAFVGLCGALKHHQVLLFFYMIILFTVFVMQFSVSCACLSLNKEQQNHLLEVGWNRSEVTQRDVEKTLNCCGFNSVPLNGSCAASCFNDVPPECTTCSSTIQQAAGEVLRFVGGIGLFFSFTEILGVWLAYRYRNLKDPRSNPGAFL, encoded by the exons ATGGTGTGCGGCGGATTCATCTGCACCAAGAACGCGCTCAGCGCCCTCAACATACTTTACGTG CTGGTCAGTCTGCTGCTGATTGGAGTGGCGGCCTGGGGGAAATGGTTCGACCTGGTCTCCAGCATCAGGGTGGTGGCGGGGGTCATCGGCGTGGGCATCTTCCTGTTCCTGGTCGCCTTCGTGGGGCTGTGCGGCGCCCTGAAGCACCACCAGGTTCTGCTCTTCTTC TACATGATAATCCTGTTCACAGTGTTTGTCATGCAGTTTTCTGTGTCCTGTGCTTGCCTGTCCCTCAATAAAGAACAACAG AACCACCTGCTGGAGGTCGGCTGGAACCGATCCGAGGTCACTCAGAGGGACGTAGAAAAAACCCTCAACTGTTGTGGCTTCAATTCCGTTCCCCTCAACGGCTCCTGTGCCGCC AGTTGCTTTAACGACGTCCCTCCAGAGTGTACGACGTGCTCGAGCACCATCCAGCAGGCCGCCGGGGAGGTGCTGCGCTTCGTGGGCGGAATCGGACTCTTCTTCAGCTTCACCGAG ATCCTTGGCGTCTGGCTCGCCTACAGATACAGAAACCTGAAAGACCCGCGTTCAAACCCCGGAGCCTTTCTTTAA
- the gpatch4 gene encoding G patch domain-containing protein 4 — protein sequence MAEVLPEKSRGLKFAEQQLLRHGWEYGKGLGRGENGIAEAVKVKVKCDKGGIGHKEGDQFTFHWWDHVFNKASSSLQVESDQNGIQLKKTAEEGEEDGMISNKKPRKAALAKSKLYGCFVKSATLLSGSEQPDPKPSSSDSSSSDDEDDQKMDLSSTTKLSDADLMKACGGRTAHKGARHGLTMSAKLARLEQQEAEFMAKYGKKSQPADAAAVCVAQTPPTARSADQTAETLSDSQTKKMKDVGFPGSDDDLKESPVSPDADVIVKKKKKKKRANEVIEQITDVVSSDGDVIYVEDSDSDHSHKTKRKHKNKKHNTQQDEEGRTFSPAAERKSQEEPAELLTEGKKKKKKKKKKKKSSHSEPPEEESNNTEGSLSEPVCTPKQVSVVSVTEEDPTPRQKRKKCKKDKSYADEDTNEETLCPKKKKKKKSRE from the exons ATGGCAGAAGTTCTACCAGAGAAAAGTCGCGGCTTGAAGTttgcagagcagcagctcctgcgTCACGGCTGGGAATACG GTAAAGGATTGGGCCGAGGTGAGAACGGCATAGCCGAGGCCGTCAAGGTCAAAGTGAAATGTGACAAAGGAGGG ATTGGTCATAAGGAAGGGGATCAGTTCACCTTCCACTGGTGGGATCATGTCTTCAATAAGGCTTCTTCCAGTCTGCAGGTGGAGTCTGATCAG aaTGGGATTCAGTTGAAGAAGACAGCGGAGGAAGGTGAAGAGGATGGAATGATCTCCAATAAAAAGCCAAGGAAAGCCGCTCTGGCTAAATCCAAACTTTATGGATGCTTTGTCAAG TCGGCGACGCTGCTGTCGGGTTCGGAGCAGCCCGATCCGAAGCCTTCCAGCTCGGACAGCAGTAGCTcggacgacgaggacgaccaGAAGATGGATCTCTCCAGCACCACAAA GCTCTCTGATGCGGATCTGATGAAGGCTTGTGGCGGCCGCACGGCTCACAA AGGAGCCAGACATGGCTTGACCATGAGTGCCAAGTTAGCCCGGCtagagcagcaggaggccgaGTTCATGGCGAAGTACGGCAAGAAGAGCCAACCGGCTGACGCCGCGGCGGTTTGCGTCGCTCAGACTCCGCCCACTGCCCGGTCAGCTGACCAGACGGCCGAGACGCTGAGCGACTCCCAGACGAAGAAGATGAAAGACGTTGGATTCCCCGGGAGCGATGATGACCTAAAGGAGTCTCCTGTAAGTCCTGACGCGGATGTTATagtcaaaaagaagaagaagaagaagagagccaACGAGGTAATTGAGCAGATAACTGACGTGGTTTCCTCTGATGGGGATGTGATCTATGTAGAAGACAGTGACTCAGACCACTCTCATAAAACAAAGAGgaagcataaaaataaaaaacacaatacgCAGCAGGACGAGGAAGGAAGAACATTTTCACCTGCAGCAGAGCGCAAAAGCCAGGAGGAGCCTGCTGAGCTGCTCAcagaagggaagaagaagaagaagaaaaagaagaagaagaagaaatcctcACACAGCGAACCTCCTGAGGAGGAGAGCAACAACACCGAAGGGAGCCTATCGGAGCCGGTCTGCACACCAAAGCAAGTGTCAGTCGTGTCAGTGACCGAGGAAGACCCCACTCCgaggcagaaaaggaaaaagtgtaaaaaagacaaatcctACGCAGACGAGGATACAAACGAGGAGACGCTTTgtcccaagaagaagaaaaaaaagaagtccagAGAGTAG